AGGTAGTACCCACTATCCCAGAAGCCAAGCAGCAGACAGTAGACTAGATTAACTTTGAAGCCGTGGGAAGTTGGCCTAGTACCCTAGTTTATCGGATTATCTAAATAGATCCTTGTTGGGTTATGTGCTAAAAAATGTCTGTTAATCCGTATCTGCTGGATTTTGGAATAGCATATCTGCACCTACAACTATTGTCTGAATCCGTATCATccgattatatatataaaaaacctTTCACCATATCCTTTTCCAAACAGATTTGGAGGCGGATTGGATATATCCAATATACTTCCATCCCACAGCCAAGGCATAGATGCAATTTCAGGGGCATGGCTGCTGAGCTGATAGCCTGTAACACCAGCCTCCCCTACTACACCAAAACAAGAAAACTCCATCCCTTTCCTTTTAATATTCCTATACTGCCAAAAGTGATTCTTGTAATAGCAATGAACCAAATTGGAGCAGCATAAACTGTGCAAACAGGGTTGTGAGAGAGCACATTGTGCTTCTAGGTGAAGCGGTTGAGTGCTGCTGATGGACTCCTGTAGTTGAAAGCATCACTAGCTTACACTCTGAGCTTAGTGGTTTGGAGAATGTGGAATCCATCTGAATCACCAAGGACCACCTTACTAGCTAAATGTTAGTGTTATGTGCTAGTGGCGGCCCAAGGTGGTGAACAGCATAGGGGTTCTCAATGGGAGGGTGGGGCATGGGACCTCGCAGCCCTGGAGCTGTCAGGAAGGATAAGAACAGAGGACTGGAAAGACCAAGAGGAAATAACTTATTGTTTGCCTAAAGTAATTAATCTTTCCATTGTTCCTTTTATAGGAGTCTCACTTAACAAACTCCTAATGAATCTCAAGCTAAGTTATAACAAACAAATCTTTGGCTGCTTCCCGCGCTTGGTTGTAGCTGTGTAGGACAGCCACCTCCACATAACATCTTGGGTGACTTTTATAGCATGCCCTTGTATAATGCTCAAGGCAAGGCTGAGTAGCAGGAACAGCTTTTAATTTGTTGATGCGTTAATAGTATGATGGTGTTTGTCGGTAGCAAGTGCGTGTTGATGTGGACCATGTGGTAAAAGTGCCCAGGTTGAGAATGGCTGTGGACACTCATATTGCCATATTTGGGACAATACACCTCTACGAGTTCGTAAGCTTCCAGATTTAGAGGCAGTAGTGGCTAGAAATCAATCTAGATCCACTACCCACCTCTCCATTGGTTATTTGGCAGCAGGAGCAAGAAACTGGCATTTCCGTTTTACACATGCTCCCTAGTGCACACTGCACATTGCAACTGTTGTGTTTTCTTCATCCTAGCTGCCAATACCGCAACCAACTTACCTCACTGGAGATGATGGATGTATTAACTGCCTTTAGAGCTATGAAGACCAAGAACAGGTTTGCGTTCAGAAGAAGCAGCAGTACGGCAGGTACTGGTCAACTTGGTAATGTGTCATGTTCTGAGCTGTGTTCTGTTTACAGGGTACCCTGTAAAAAAACATCTGTGAGACCAGATCGTACTGCAATTTGATTACACCCTCAAATTGAtgaaccaaacactaccttagAGCTTAGATATATTCTGAATGCAGCTGATGCTTGTATTTTATTGtttcttatatgatttttattCGCTGGCTTGTCTATTGCAGTTTAAACGTTTTTGGCTCACGTGGAAGCTTCTTGTTTTACTCGTTTAGATTTGGTGATAATTCTTGTGTTCCtaacaattttatatgatttgcTAGGCGTGGATGGCCGGAAAGTGCTAACACATGGGAGCCCCTAGAAAACCTGAGTGCCTGCTCTGACATTATTGATGCTTTCGAGATGCGGTATGTACTTTTCACACTTCCGTCTGTAGTTCTATTCACATTTTCAGAAGATAATAAGTAAATAAGATTGATTTGTCCTTGTGGTTGTATGCAATTCAGGTTACAATCTCCAAGGCCCGGTCGGAAGCGTAAGCGGAAGATAACAACTACTCCAGTAGCAGGCTCAAACCCATCTCATGGTAAACGGGGCCGCCCTCGCTTGGATGCTAAGTCCCAAACTCGAGCTCCTGCACCAGAACCTAAGCAACTGCCCTGTCGGACAAGTAGTAGGAGAGCGACTAATTGTAGTAGTAAGACAGTTGCAGGGCTTGATGCGTCAGGGAGTGTGGTGAGGAACCAGCTTGCACAGAACATTGTACAGGAGGGTAGTTCCAGTGTGATTTCAAGGACACCATGTCAGGAGCTACCGCTCTCAATTAGGTTGACGGACCAACAAAACGAGCATCACCTTGTGAATGGTTCGTCTAATTCTGAGAACTTAGTGAAGGTACCTCCATCTCAGGGTGGCCAGGTAACTGGTGCCAAGAAGCGTAAATCTGGAAATGTGAGGAGGTTTGAGCAGAATAAACCAACACAAGGACAAGGAGAATGTGGAGCATTAGTGGTGGCTGAGGATGTTGGTTCCACTGAAGGAGAAACTGGCGATAAGAAAAAGACAGAGGGCTGTCCTAACCGAGTTCATATCACCAAGATCATCAAGCCAGTGCGATTTGCAGCAGCTGTGAACAACGATGTGCAGCAAGTTTCAATTACATTCAAAGCACTCAGGTATTTTCTGTAATTTCTTTTCGTAGTTATAGGCCTAAAATTTCTAAATCTCagacatgttttttttgctaGCTGATATTGCTCCCTTTCTGACTACTTTTATTACAAAAAGGAAAGTGACTATATCTAGCAATGAATTATTATTTGGCTACAAATTGAGTGCTTTATGTTTCACTCATTTAGAGATGTCGCAAAAAGAATCCTCTGGTCTCTTCACTAATCAAATAATATATTCTGCATTTTTTATGACCATTTTTATGTAGTTATTCATATTGTTAGTTTGATATGTTTGAACTGTTTTTCTAACCAAGTGTTTCGACAGGTCTGATGGGCAGGAAGTCATGGTGGACGACAAAGAATTGAAAGCAAATAATCCCTTGCTGGTACATCCCATTGTCTTCTCCTATTACTTGATGATGAGGGAAACATCTAACGCCAAAATgctctcatgttttttttccagctTATTAGCTACTACGAGCAGTGCCTTCGTTATAATCCGACTTCGTGAGAGATGAACTGAAGGAACTGGGTTTAGCTGCCTGTGTATTTAATTAGCATTTGTGTGTTTAGAAGCTTGTAGCTCTATGGGCTTGATAATTTAGTCTGGTCTTGCAGTAGGTTGCTAAATGCAAGAAATGTATTGCTTGGTCTCCCCACTGATTGCTTATTCGCGCCATCTTATGTGTAACATTTTGAACAGTGGGGAGATATGTGTAATCTATGCTTAGGGATcttatgtttcttttctctATGTTTAGTTATTTGGGATCGTCGTGACCTGCATGCATCTTTTCTCTATGTTTAGTTATTTGGGATCGTCGTGACCTGCATGCATCATAGACGGTAATGACTGAGAAGCTCGTGAATTTCGTGTGATGAATGCATATCCAGTAGAACTGAATAAACTGCGTAATGTTCGTTCTCTGTGGATCTGTGATGTTGGCGGGTCAAGCTTGAGGTCTATACTGGAGATTGTATTTCAGACTGTTTAACTGGTTTTCTTCAGTCCCTCCTCATTTCTTCCGCTTGATACTTGTCTTGTTCAATTGACACGCTTCAACATTTGCAACTTGTCTTGTACTTTTTAAAATGTGCTTGTTGTCATGTTACGATTTATCTTTGTGATTTCTGAAGGCCTTACCCGAGTCATAACTCATAAATACAACGAAAAAAAACAGATGATTTGGGCCATTTGGCCCATAGCTATGTCATGTGGTGATTCGtttatggaataagttcatctaggtcccttaacttgtcaacgaattcgattttcgtcctttaatcgaaaaaccagataccctggtcctcaactattaaaaccggtgcagatgaggtccctcggcggtttagatggtggttttggctgacgtgacgcctgcgtggctaatttgactcagtcttcgtctgacgtggcattgacatggcgcttacctggcaatttgatccgaaaaaataataaaactcgtgggacccacatgtcagtttcacatacaaaataataaaaaacaatggtgggacccacgtggaccccacctgtcatcctctTTCTCCCCTCTTATCTCTATCCTCTTCGTCCTCTAGTTCTGCACTTCCGCGCGCGGATCGAGTTGGCTCGAGTGCTCGACGGCGGCACGAGGAGTTCGACGCCATCCACTCCGACAAGGCCAAGGCGCTCCTCGACACCTACCGCATCGGCGAGCTCATCACCACCGGCTCCGGGTACAGCTCCGACAACTCCGTCCACGGCGCGTCCAACCTCTCCCAGCTCGCCCCCATCCGCGAGGCCATCAAGGCCCCGGCGCCCATCGCGCTCTCCAGCCCGGGAGACAAGGTCCCTTGCCAACTCATCGACAAGAAGGAGCTCTCCCGCGACGTCCGCCTCTTCCGCTTCGCGCTGCCGTCCTTTGACCAGGTGCTCGGCCTCCCCGTCGGCAAGCACATCTTCATCTGCGCCAGCATCGAAGGGAAGCTGTGCATGCGAGCGTACACGCCGACGAGCATGGTCGACGAGGTCGGCCACTTCGACCTCTTCATCAAGGTGTACTTCAAGAACGAGCACCCCAAGTTCCCCAATGGCGGGCTCATGACGCAGTACCTGGACTTGCTCCCCGTGGGCGCCTACATCGACGTCAAGGGGCCACTCGACCACGTCGAGTACACCGGCCGCGGTGAGTTCGTCATCAACGACAAGCCGCAGAACGCGCGGGCaccggccggcgggaggagaggagatgcgGGGGGAGGCGCACTTcgttgggcggcggcgcgtcatTCATGCGGAAGCGGCCGAGGCACGCGCGGGGGGAGGTGTCgccggccgaggcggcggcggcggttgagaAGGAACGGCAACACAATCTCAATGGTGGTCCAATCGGTCTTGAtctcgcggcagcggcggcgacgaacatGCCGAGGCACACGGCGCAATCAGTTgcgcggaggcagcggcgtcctcctccctccAGTTCTGCGTGTGGATCGAGTCGGCTCGACGGCGGCACGCGGCTGCAGCGGCGACTGgcgaggggaagaggaaggggccTCCTTCGTAGGgagggcgacgatggcggcctcCATCTCCCCCGTCGTCATCTCCATAGGCAGGCCGTGCAGCGCTGGCGTGCCGCCCGGAGCTCCTCGGCGtcgaggcggccgcggcggagacggcctcccgctgccgcccgccACGGCTTCCATGACGGAGACGCCACTGAAGGCAAGAGAGGAGCTAGGAGTTGATGGTggaggcgcaggcggcggcggcggaggtggcgagggtggtggtggaggcggagttggtagcggcagcggcgcgagggatgtggcggtggcgggaggcgggagcggcggcggagtcggtgGTGGTGACGctggagagagatgagaggaaaggggatagaaatgaggaggagatgggaagAGAGTAAGAAAggaggggtgagaatgacaggtggggcccacgtgggtcccaccattttaaaaattttgtgtgcgaaactgacacgtgggtcccactggttttattatttttccaaatcaaattgccatgtaagcgccacgttaatgccacgtcagatgaagaccgagtcaaattagtcacgtaggcgccacgtcagccaaaaccaccatctaaaccatcgagggacctcatctgcaccggttttaatagttgagggatccGCAGTATCTGGTTTTTTTgattgaaggacgaaaatcggattcgttgataagttaagggaccttagatgaacttattccttcctttttctcttattAGAACCATTTTATTTTGGCCGCATGAACAAACCCCTGACGGGCCTCCCGAACTAACCTGATGATACTATATTCAGAGACATGAGAAGAGCACCTCCTGATGACCCTGATTTAACATACTTCCATTTTACACGGAAAAAAAGCCAGACCTTGATTCTAAATCTCTTGATGCAGTGAGTTTAAATTGCatttaaaaaagacaaatataaAACAGTTTTGCTGTCCTCGTTCAACTTATTTAAGATTGCATCGTTCTCAACAAGTTCACACCTGCAGCCCAGATGTTCCCATTACAGAcaaattacataaaaaaaaagaaataatgacCTCCACATTCCAAGCTACGTGCCCTCTCCATATTCCAGTTTGGATGTTTAAAAAACGGAGGATATGAGGGAAGAGACTCTTGTATCGAAATTTATTAAGAGGGGTGAGGTCAGCTAGCCCACTTCTTCTGGCTAGCCGGAAGATCAAAGGCCTTTCTACAGACTGGATTGATTACAGGAagtttgactttttaaaatcaAAATACGCCATATAAAAGTGTACAGAGAGAGTAGTTTCTaggaaatacttcctccgtcccataaaaaaccaacctaatactggatgtgacacatcctagtataacgaatctggacatatccAGATTCgctgtactaggatgtgtcacatccagttttagattcgttttttatgggacggagggagtagtaggagTATGAAATACTGATCTCACACTGGTAAttacaaaattttgaattagaaaaaaatgacatgATATCAATGCAttgtcatgtatatatacatccaAATGAAAGTAGTACATGAGTCCATGATTTCAGAGGcacaaatatatacatatgtcgCTAGAATACAATCTACAGCATATATTTGTACAATGGATACGGTTTGTTCTACATCTCTCACAAACACCAGCATGAATAATTCTAATGCAGCAAGCTAGATATCAGGTTGCCGACAGATATTACCTTGAATATTATAAGGTAAAGCAATGGTGTTGGACTTGTAATCTGAATGGCAAGCCAAGGCTAGTTCAGAGGATAAACTGCTCAGAAAATTCAGGTTGGTAGCAACCACACTGCAAGCAAAAGGCTAGGATTCTCAGAGACTTCAATAGGGCAAAGCGATTCCTCTTCCCTTCCCTTGCTAATTGCTTGCCTCCAAGACATGCAAACTGCTCTTGCCCCCTTCTACATCCCTCTCCATGTCCATCTAAACCCATCTCTATATATAGTTGCATCCAATTCATGGAGCAATGCTTAACTTACAAGTTAATCTTGAACATTGAGTGCCACAGGCCCAGGAATAAGATTGAAAGTAAGGAAATAAAGGGCCTTTGGCTCTTTTGGACTTCATACATCTGTTCTGTTCGTTTTGCCATCCAGATTGTTACAACTTATGTTCTTACTAATTCCTCCATATCTCATCGTCATTTTTTTCCATTGTTCTTCTCAAATGTTCCGGAGTTTTAGAACAGATGATCTGACCCAAGGAGTTTATTAGCATTGCACAATAGTTATTTACTTTCCAAACAATGCCAAATTCTCTAAATAGGATGGTATTATTTTTCAATTGATATCTCTTGGCAGGGTCCGATTTCCTGGTACATGAACAGGAAGATCAAGGTGGTAACCAGACTATAAGAATGCAACCTCAACAAGGTAGATTTTTTGGAAGAGGTAAGTCATCAAATCAGGGTTTACAAACCGTGCAGTTATGGCACAGTAACCTTCTCAGTTTTTGAAACCACAGTATACCTCGTGGTAACCGTCAAACCATGGGGTGACGGTAACCCCACCCAAAACGGTTTGGTAACCCCACCCAAAACGGTTTGGTGAACCCTACATCAATGCGCTTTTCTAAGTTTGAAGAACTGAATTAACCACTGACTGAATTGACATTTCAGAGGAAATGAGCAATGGAGTAGAATACGATGCTGCATATGCAGCCACAGTGGCTGCGGTAGCGTATGCTATTGCAgcaaaagaggaggagaaacAGGCAACAGAAGAGACCCGTGTGAAAAAGAAGTTAACATCTGAAAAGAAGCCTGTCGCGAACGATGAGCCTTCGACCACACCAACTCTCAAACTACCACCCAACAGACAAGGAATCTTGAAAAGGCCTAGGCAAACCGAGGGGAGCAGAATCACAAGGCGGTTTAGTGGTAAGGAGATTGTACCCGATGAAGAAGACGACGGACTAGAAGGTACAAGATTCAAAACAACTTACTTGGGCAACAATGATATATTACTGTAGCACAACCTGCAACCAGCTATACCATTATGTACTAAAAAACTT
The sequence above is drawn from the Oryza glaberrima chromosome 10, OglaRS2, whole genome shotgun sequence genome and encodes:
- the LOC127785804 gene encoding uncharacterized protein LOC127785804 — translated: MNAYPVELNKLRNVRSLWICDVGGSSLSSALPRADRVGSSARRRHEEFDAIHSDKAKALLDTYRIGELITTGSGYSSDNSVHGASNLSQLAPIREAIKAPAPIALSSPGDKVPCQLIDKKELSRDVRLFRFALPSFDQVLGLPVGKHIFICASIEGKLCMRAYTPTSMVDEVGHFDLFIKVYFKNEHPKFPNGGLMTQYLDLLPVGAYIDVKGPLDHVEYTGRGEFVINDKPQNARAPAGGRRGDAGGGALRWAAARHSCGSGRGTRGGRCRRPRRRRRLRRNGNTISMVVQSVLISRQRRRRTCRGTRRNQLRGGSGVLLPPVLRVDRVGSTAARGCSGDWRGEEEGASFVGRATMAASISPVVISIGRPCSAGVPPGAPRRRGGRGGDGLPLPPATASMTETPLKAREELGVDGGGAGGGGGGGEGGGGGGVGSGSGARDVAVAGGGSGGGVGGGDAGER
- the LOC127752699 gene encoding probable chromo domain-containing protein LHP1, whose protein sequence is MARGKNHPDGEEEAPAAAGEEEAPVEMDEEGEMEEEEEEEQGEGEGEERDEGEEEEEWEDAEEVEGGEESEQAAAEEEDSPLVVVEAEAAAPVVDGSPPKLAEGYYEIEDIRRRRLRKGKLQYLVKWRGWPESANTWEPLENLSACSDIIDAFEMRLQSPRPGRKRKRKITTTPVAGSNPSHGKRGRPRLDAKSQTRAPAPEPKQLPCRTSSRRATNCSSKTVAGLDASGSVVRNQLAQNIVQEGSSSVISRTPCQELPLSIRLTDQQNEHHLVNGSSNSENLVKVPPSQGGQVTGAKKRKSGNVRRFEQNKPTQGQGECGALVVAEDVGSTEGETGDKKKTEGCPNRVHITKIIKPVRFAAAVNNDVQQVSITFKALRSDGQEVMVDDKELKANNPLLLISYYEQCLRYNPTS